TCGGTTTTTTGCAACCTTCCCAACCTTTCCTTTATAGGAATTGTATTTACGGGATTTCCGCATAAATTTTACACATTTCAATCCTAGTTCTCGCATAAGTCGATACACTTTCTTATGATTAACACGATGTCCTAATTTATTTAATTCCTTCGTGAT
The DNA window shown above is from Bacillus andreraoultii and carries:
- a CDS encoding IS3 family transposase: MVGIPEATYHYHIKNLEKEDPDRELKELITDLFKKFHERYGYKRITKELNKLGHRVNHKKVYRLMRELGLKCVKFMRKSRKYNSYKGKVGKVAKNR